The Bubalus bubalis isolate 160015118507 breed Murrah chromosome 18, NDDB_SH_1, whole genome shotgun sequence genome contains a region encoding:
- the FOXF1 gene encoding forkhead box protein F1, with translation MTAEVQPAPRAQPPPPRPPPPPPPPPLPPPPPPPPGSSAAQSSSGSGGGGSSHPMSSAPEKQQPPHGGGGGGGGGGGGGGAAMDPASSGPSKAKKTNAGIRRPEKPPYSYIALIVMAIQSSPTKRLTLSEIYQFLQSRFPFFRGSYQGWKNSVRHNLSLNECFIKLPKGLGRPGKGHYWTIDPASEFMFEEGSFRRRPRGFRRKCQALKPMYSMMNGLGFNHLPDTYSFQGSAGGLSCPPNSLALEGGLGMMNGHLPGNVDGMALPSHSVPHLPANGGHSYMGSCGGTAAGEYPHHDGSVPASPLLPAAAGGVMEPHAVYSGSAAAWPPSASAALNSSASYIKQQPLSPCNPTANPLSGSLSTHSLDQPYLHQNSHNTPAELQGIPRYHSQSPSMCDRKEFVFSFNTMASSSMHSAGGGSYYHQQVTYQDIKPCVM, from the exons ATGACGGCAGAGGTGCAGCCAGCCCCGCGCgcgcagccccctccccctcggccccctccccctccccctccccctccccttcctcctcctcctcctcctcctcccggcTCGTCGGCCGCGCAgagcagcagcggcagcggcggcggcggcagcagccaCCCGATGTCTTCGGCGCCCGAGAAGCAGCAGCCACCgcacggcggcggcggcggcggcggcggcggcggcgggggaggCGGCGCGGCCATGGACCCCGCGTCGTCCGGCCCGTCCAAGGCCAAGAAGACGAACGCCGGCATCCGGCGCCCGGAGAAGCCGCCCTACTCGTACATCGCGCTCATCGTCATGGCCATCCAGAGCTCGCCCACCAAGCGCCTGACGCTCAGCGAGATCTACCAGTTCCTGCAGAGCCGCTTCCCCTTCTTTCGCGGCTCCTACCAGGGCTGGAAGAACTCCGTGCGCCACAACCTCTCGCTCAACGAGTGCTTCATCAAGCTGCCCAAGGGCCTCGGGCGGCCGGGCAAGGGCCACTACTGGACCATCGACCCGGCCAGCGAGTTCATGTTTGAGGAGGGCTCCTTTCGGCGGCGGCCGCGCGGCTTCCGAAGGAAATGCCAGGCGCTCAAGCCCATGTACAGCATGATGAACGGGCTCGGCTTCAACCACctcccggacacctacagcttcCAGGGCTCTGCCGGCGGCCTCTCGTGCCCGCCCAACAGCCTGGCGCTGGAGGGAGGTCTGGGCATGATGAACGGCCATTTGCCGGGCAACGTGGACGGCATGGCTTTGCCCAGCCACTCGGTGCCCCACCTGCCCGCCAACGGCGGCCACTCGTACATGGGCAGCTGCGGAGGCACAGCGGCCGGAGAGTACCCGCACCACGACGGCTCAGTGCCCGCCTCTCCGCTGCTGCCCGCGGCGGCAGGCGGGGTCATGGAGCCCCACGCCGTCTACTCCGGCTCCGCGGCCGCCTGGCCTCCCTCTGCCTCGGCGGCTCTCAACAGCAGCGCCTCCTACATCAAGCAGCAGCCCCTGTCCCCCTGCAACCCCACGGCCAACCCCCTGTCCGGCAGCCTCTCCACGCACTCCCTGGACCAGCCGTATCTGCACCAGAACAGTCACAACACCCCTGCTGAGCTGCAAG GCATCCCGCGGTATCACTCGCAGTCGCCCAGCATGTGTGACCGAAAGGAGTTCGTCTTCTCTTTCAACACCATGGCATCCTCGTCCATGCACTCGGCCGGCGGCGGCTCCTACTACCACCAGCAGGTCACCTACCAAGACATCAAGCCCTGTGTCATGTGA